The following are encoded together in the Candidatus Hydrogenedentota bacterium genome:
- a CDS encoding class I SAM-dependent methyltransferase, whose product MVQETGRLAASFRDPSGFVFRDDQGVLLRQVNAVYGPHYDQLMDSGLYAKLVKRGLLVSHEEISLERALTSEAVRVLAPEPIKFISYPYEWCAGQLRDAALLTLDIQSIAMEHGLSLKDASAFNVQFQGARAVFIDTLSFEPYVEGKPWIAYGQFCRHFLAPLALMHYGEAGMARLMRGYIDGIPLPLAARALPWRSKLKPGLLLHLHLLARAERAQLNQEGPGGAAKAVKVSRQGLLGIIDNLRSTIRGLDRKSDKTTWGDYYAHTNYSDAGARAKEALVRDYLGQIAPETVWDLGANTGVYSALAAECGAVTVAMDLDYGAVEALYLREKASLRGVLPLVMDLSNPSPALGWAHEERASLLQRGPADCAMALALIHHLCIGNNVPLPQAAAFFARTCRHLIIEFVPKEDSMVNRMLATREDVFPGYTREGFEAAFGAYFVIEAQSPVDDTLRTLYRMKNRTQP is encoded by the coding sequence ATCGTGCAGGAAACGGGCCGCCTGGCCGCATCATTCCGCGATCCCAGCGGTTTCGTTTTTCGCGATGACCAGGGCGTCTTGCTGCGGCAGGTCAATGCCGTCTATGGGCCGCACTATGACCAGCTCATGGATTCCGGGCTTTACGCGAAGCTGGTGAAGCGGGGGCTGCTGGTATCCCATGAGGAAATCTCGCTGGAGCGCGCGCTGACGTCGGAGGCCGTCCGGGTGCTGGCGCCGGAACCGATCAAGTTTATCTCTTACCCTTATGAATGGTGCGCGGGGCAACTCCGCGACGCGGCGCTGCTGACACTCGATATTCAATCCATCGCCATGGAGCATGGCCTGTCCCTGAAAGACGCCAGCGCCTTTAATGTTCAGTTCCAGGGTGCGCGCGCTGTATTCATCGACACCCTGTCCTTCGAGCCCTATGTGGAAGGTAAGCCCTGGATCGCCTATGGCCAGTTCTGCCGCCACTTTCTCGCGCCCCTCGCCCTTATGCACTATGGCGAGGCCGGCATGGCGCGCTTGATGCGCGGATACATCGACGGAATACCTCTGCCGCTTGCGGCGCGGGCCCTGCCCTGGCGCTCGAAACTCAAGCCGGGCTTGCTCCTCCATCTGCACCTGCTGGCCCGGGCCGAGCGTGCCCAGTTGAATCAGGAGGGACCGGGCGGCGCCGCGAAAGCCGTCAAGGTCTCCAGGCAGGGACTGCTGGGGATCATCGATAATCTCCGATCCACCATCCGCGGGCTGGACCGGAAGTCGGACAAGACCACCTGGGGCGACTACTACGCCCACACCAACTACAGCGACGCGGGCGCCCGGGCGAAGGAGGCGCTGGTGCGGGACTATCTCGGCCAGATCGCTCCCGAGACCGTCTGGGATCTCGGCGCGAACACGGGGGTCTATAGCGCGTTGGCGGCGGAATGCGGCGCGGTGACCGTTGCGATGGATCTGGATTACGGTGCGGTGGAAGCCCTCTACCTGCGGGAGAAAGCGTCGCTCAGGGGCGTGCTGCCGCTGGTGATGGATCTGTCCAACCCGAGTCCCGCGCTGGGTTGGGCCCATGAAGAGCGTGCCAGCCTGCTCCAGCGCGGTCCGGCGGACTGCGCCATGGCCCTGGCGCTTATCCACCACCTATGCATCGGCAACAACGTCCCCCTTCCGCAGGCGGCCGCCTTCTTTGCCCGGACCTGCCGGCATTTGATCATCGAATTCGTGCCGAAGGAAGACAGCATGGTGAACCGCATGCTGGCCACGCGGGAGGATGTCTTTCCGGGCTATACCCGAGAGGGTTTCGAGGCGGCCTTCGGCGCGTACTTTGTCATCGAGGCCCAGTCGCCGGTAGACGATACGCTGCGGACGCTGTATCGGATGAAAAACCGAACCCAACCCTGA
- a CDS encoding glycosyltransferase has product MRIVFFGNASNRIAAIRYRIGTFARMLEAEGHRSTVCLPMSMAEEEHYYSGASKPGKLWMLFQVVLRRLAQLRHVPRADVVYFRGPLLPYGPPVLERLIRWMNPRLVFDIDDAIWEPPAHVESLFLRWVDYGWTRKMSGLCAHAVVGNGLLRDYVARLNPSVTIIPTCIDMELHTQKEYTGREAAILGWTGLKDNLGYLAPIEGVLRGLAGEYGITLHIATGKPYALQGVTVENEHWTLEHEIEYLQHADIGLMPLHDTPRARGKCAFKALQYMAVGTPVVLSPVGMNAEVVEDGVSGFLADSPEEWKEKLARLITDQALRERMGRAARARVQARYSHAVYFPVLKRVLERVARGEKERW; this is encoded by the coding sequence ATGCGCATCGTCTTCTTCGGGAACGCCTCCAACCGTATTGCCGCCATCCGCTACCGCATCGGAACTTTCGCCCGCATGCTTGAGGCGGAGGGCCACCGCAGCACCGTGTGCCTGCCCATGTCGATGGCGGAGGAAGAGCACTATTACAGCGGGGCATCGAAACCGGGCAAGCTCTGGATGCTTTTTCAGGTCGTGTTGCGGCGATTGGCGCAACTGCGTCACGTGCCCCGCGCTGATGTGGTGTACTTTCGAGGCCCGCTGCTACCCTATGGTCCGCCCGTGCTGGAGCGACTCATCCGGTGGATGAATCCGCGCCTCGTCTTTGATATCGACGACGCCATCTGGGAGCCACCGGCCCATGTGGAGAGCCTCTTTCTGCGTTGGGTGGACTACGGCTGGACACGGAAGATGTCGGGCTTGTGCGCCCATGCGGTTGTAGGAAATGGGCTGTTGCGGGACTATGTTGCCCGCCTGAATCCAAGTGTGACCATCATCCCCACGTGCATCGATATGGAGTTGCACACGCAGAAGGAGTACACCGGACGGGAAGCCGCGATACTCGGCTGGACCGGTCTGAAAGACAACCTGGGCTATCTCGCGCCGATTGAAGGCGTCCTGAGGGGACTGGCGGGCGAATACGGCATCACCCTGCACATTGCCACGGGAAAACCCTACGCATTGCAGGGGGTGACGGTGGAAAACGAACACTGGACCCTGGAACACGAAATCGAGTACCTGCAACACGCCGACATCGGCCTCATGCCGCTCCACGATACGCCCCGCGCCCGGGGCAAGTGCGCCTTCAAGGCGCTGCAATATATGGCCGTGGGTACCCCTGTGGTTCTTTCGCCCGTGGGTATGAACGCGGAAGTGGTGGAGGATGGTGTCAGCGGCTTCCTGGCGGACTCGCCTGAGGAATGGAAGGAAAAGCTTGCGCGGCTCATCACCGATCAGGCGCTGCGCGAGCGCATGGGCCGTGCGGCCCGCGCACGGGTGCAGGCGCGCTACAGCCATGCGGTATACTTTCCCGTGCTGAAGCGGGTATTGGAAAGGGTTGCGCGTGGTGAAAAAGAGCGGTGGTGA
- a CDS encoding diaminopimelate epimerase, with amino-acid sequence MAFTKLHGLGNDYHFIEAAKYPGVDWPELSRQMSHRHLGAGSDGIILIQPSEQHDFDMRIFNADGSEAETCGNGIRCFAKYVFERGLTSKTEFVIGTLAGPNAVVLKTEGGKVLSVRSNMGRPRFERAEIPMLGAPGEVKEEPIDIDGQILHVTCANIGNPHAVFFVDDATAVKLTEIGPKIEHHPSFPARTNVEFVNVVDRQNIVMRIWERGSGITMASGSGSCGSALASMITDRVERRVNVHLVYGVLAIEWAEDGCVYQEGPATEAYSGIWDHPIPMA; translated from the coding sequence ATCGCCTTCACCAAGCTCCACGGCCTGGGAAACGACTATCACTTCATCGAAGCCGCGAAGTATCCCGGCGTCGACTGGCCCGAGCTTTCCCGCCAGATGAGTCACCGCCACCTCGGCGCGGGTTCCGACGGCATTATCCTAATCCAGCCGAGCGAGCAGCATGACTTTGACATGCGCATTTTCAACGCCGACGGCAGCGAGGCGGAGACCTGCGGCAACGGCATCCGCTGCTTCGCCAAATATGTCTTCGAACGCGGCCTCACGAGCAAGACCGAGTTTGTGATCGGTACCCTCGCGGGGCCCAACGCTGTGGTGCTCAAGACCGAAGGTGGCAAGGTTTTGTCCGTCCGCTCCAACATGGGCCGGCCCCGATTCGAGCGCGCCGAAATCCCGATGCTCGGCGCGCCGGGCGAGGTGAAAGAAGAGCCCATCGACATCGACGGGCAGATTCTCCACGTGACCTGCGCGAATATCGGCAATCCCCATGCGGTGTTCTTCGTGGACGACGCCACGGCCGTGAAACTCACGGAAATCGGCCCGAAAATCGAACACCACCCCAGCTTCCCGGCCCGGACCAATGTAGAATTCGTCAACGTTGTTGACCGCCAGAATATCGTGATGCGGATTTGGGAACGGGGCAGCGGGATCACCATGGCCAGCGGCAGTGGCTCCTGCGGTTCCGCGCTGGCGTCGATGATCACGGATCGCGTGGAACGTCGTGTCAACGTGCACCTGGTTTACGGAGTCCTGGCCATCGAATGGGCCGAAGACGGCTGCGTCTACCAGGAAGGCCCCGCAACTGAGGCCTACTCCGGCATCTGGGATCATCCCATCCCGATGGCGTGA
- a CDS encoding sulfatase-like hydrolase/transferase: MHGKGFPWYPLLFGFFPALSLLSRNIGDAHFAEVWLPCAVVAAIASLLWGLLYALLRDHHKCALLIAAFWVPFHAYGALADGLKAALRAGASPLPVLAVVALIALGGAALFVWLWRTRRDLAGLTKGLNLLGACLLVVPLTTYGLARIRQEAPAATTQSAGAANLSPEALAALPDIYYIIPDSYPRADVLRDTFGHDNTPFLDALKERGFHVVEDAHSNYPKTQMSLASSMNLDYLDPGRLEAQWNQALPDFVAQIWDNKVMDFLAGYGYEFPTFSSGVAATEINAGRFVKPDTFLLTELQQVYLAMTPLRSPVERMSRSNEANRVLFVLDGLGKVRRGDKPMFVFAHMMAPHMPHNFDAEGKPRTETPPYYEGFRDAVKCINGRLLTMVDRIRERQPNSVIIIQGDHGCRSDWQSTAGTDLIPWKGTRDEYIRDYTAVLNTIYFPDGDYSAFYPGITPVNTFRIVFNKYFGTKYELLPDKTFMSFPGSSEIEQVR; encoded by the coding sequence ATGCATGGAAAAGGCTTTCCCTGGTACCCGCTGCTCTTCGGCTTTTTCCCAGCCCTTTCGCTTCTGAGCCGCAATATTGGCGACGCCCATTTTGCCGAAGTGTGGCTGCCCTGTGCGGTCGTGGCGGCGATTGCCAGTTTGCTCTGGGGATTGCTGTATGCCCTGCTGCGCGATCACCACAAGTGCGCGCTGCTTATCGCGGCTTTCTGGGTGCCCTTTCACGCCTATGGCGCCCTGGCCGACGGACTGAAGGCGGCCCTGCGCGCCGGTGCGTCACCCTTGCCTGTCCTTGCTGTTGTCGCGCTGATCGCTCTGGGGGGCGCGGCGCTGTTCGTGTGGCTCTGGCGGACCCGCCGCGATCTGGCGGGGCTGACGAAGGGGCTGAATTTACTCGGGGCGTGCCTGTTGGTGGTGCCCCTGACGACCTACGGTCTGGCCCGCATCAGGCAGGAGGCGCCCGCCGCCACCACCCAGTCCGCGGGCGCGGCCAACCTTTCCCCCGAGGCGCTCGCGGCCCTTCCGGACATCTACTATATCATTCCTGATTCCTACCCTCGGGCCGATGTGCTGCGCGATACCTTTGGTCATGACAACACGCCGTTCCTCGATGCACTGAAGGAGCGGGGCTTCCATGTGGTGGAAGATGCCCACTCGAACTACCCCAAGACTCAGATGTCTCTCGCATCGTCCATGAACCTCGACTACCTTGATCCCGGTCGGCTCGAGGCCCAGTGGAATCAGGCCCTGCCCGATTTCGTGGCCCAGATCTGGGACAACAAAGTCATGGACTTCCTGGCGGGCTATGGCTATGAGTTCCCGACCTTTTCCTCGGGCGTAGCGGCCACCGAGATCAACGCGGGACGCTTTGTAAAGCCCGACACCTTTCTCCTCACGGAATTGCAGCAGGTTTACCTCGCCATGACGCCCCTGCGTTCGCCGGTGGAGCGCATGTCGCGATCCAACGAGGCCAACCGGGTCTTGTTTGTGCTGGACGGTCTCGGGAAGGTGCGCCGGGGCGACAAGCCCATGTTTGTGTTCGCCCATATGATGGCGCCGCACATGCCCCACAACTTTGATGCGGAAGGCAAACCGCGTACCGAAACGCCCCCGTACTACGAGGGCTTTCGGGATGCCGTGAAGTGTATCAACGGGCGCCTGCTTACAATGGTCGACCGAATCCGCGAGCGCCAACCCAATTCGGTAATCATCATTCAGGGCGACCACGGCTGCCGTTCAGACTGGCAGAGCACCGCGGGCACGGACCTGATCCCCTGGAAGGGCACGCGCGACGAATACATTCGCGACTACACGGCCGTGCTGAACACGATCTACTTTCCCGATGGCGACTACAGCGCCTTTTATCCCGGCATCACGCCGGTGAACACCTTTCGGATCGTGTTCAACAAGTATTTCGGCACCAAATACGAACTGCTGCCCGACAAGACCTTTATGAGCTTTCCGGGCAGCAGTGAAATTGAACAGGTGCGGTAA